The segment ATCTTGAGGCCACGGACCTTGGCTTCATCCATGCTGCGGCCCAGCACCTTGACCTGCGCGATGGTCAGGTTTTCGGTCACGGAAAGATGAGGGAACAGTTCGAAGCTCTGGAACACCATGCCCACGCGCGAGCGCAGCCTGGGCAGGTCGGTCTTGGCGTCATAAAGGTTGACACCGTCCACCAGGATCTCGCCCTGCTGGATAGGCTCCAGGCCGTTGACGGTCTTGATCAGCGTGGACTTGCCCGAGCCCGAGGGGCCGCAGACCACCACCACGTCACCCTTGCTGATGCTGACCGAGCAGTTGTTGAGCACCTGCACCGGGCCATACCACTTCGAAACGTTCTTGATTTCAATCATCTTGTACTCCGATGCTTAACGGACGATGGCAATCTTGGCCTGCAGGCGCTTGACGAGCCAGGACAGGGCAAAACACATCACGAAATACACCACGGCGGCCAGCAGGTAGGCCTCTTCGGGCCGGCCGTAGATCTTGCCGGCATTGGTGAAACCCTTGAGCAGGTCGTAGGCGCCGATGGCGTAGACCAGCGAGGTGTCCTGGAACAGGATGATGGTCTGCGTCAGCAGCACCGGCAGCATGTTGCGGAAGGCCTGCGGCAACACCACCAGGCGCATGTTCTGGCCATACGTCATGCCCAGGGCCTGGCCGGCGAAGACCTGGCCGCGCGGGATGGACTGGATACCAGCGCGCATGATCTCGCTGAAGTAGGCCGCCTCGAAGGCGATGAAGGTGATGATGGCCGACACCTCGGCGCCGATGGGCTTGCCGATCAGGAAAGGAATCAGCAGGAAGAACCACAGGATCACCATCACCAGCGGGATGGAGCGCATGCCGTTGACGTAGATGGTGGCCGGCAGCATCAGCGCCTTCTTGCCGGACAGGCGCATGAGCGCCAGCAGGGTCCCGAAGAAGATGCCGCCCAGCGTGGCGATGAGGGTCAGCTTGA is part of the Rhodoferax sp. BAB1 genome and harbors:
- a CDS encoding amino acid ABC transporter permease; this translates as MLGLDLTFLSWDIISKFVLGGLWFSIKLTLIATLGGIFFGTLLALMRLSGKKALMLPATIYVNGMRSIPLVMVILWFFLLIPFLIGKPIGAEVSAIITFIAFEAAYFSEIMRAGIQSIPRGQVFAGQALGMTYGQNMRLVVLPQAFRNMLPVLLTQTIILFQDTSLVYAIGAYDLLKGFTNAGKIYGRPEEAYLLAAVVYFVMCFALSWLVKRLQAKIAIVR